In Candidatus Nitrosotalea sinensis, the sequence ACATTATAGGAGTGGTGTCAAAATGATATAGCGTCTTTTTGCCTATGTTTCTCTTTGAGATTACGGGCATGTTTGATATTGCGGTATGGTTCTTGTTTACCAAAAGTGAGACGTCAAATGTTGCTTTTGCCTCTGGCTCATCCCAGCATGGAAATGCCCTTCGTGCATCTGCAGCTTCAAATTGGGTGGTGGCAAGATACTTTTCTTTTCCGTTGAACTTGTATTTGCTCCTGTAAAATCCAACTAGTTTGTCATTTAGCTGACCGATAAAATCAATTGAAATTGTTGCATTGCCATTTATCTTTTGGGCTAGTACAAGTGTTATCTCTTCTGTCTTTTCGTTAACTATTGCCCTTGTCTTTATTATCTTGTTATTCCAGGAGATGCTACATTGTTTTATCTCAATTTCTGCTGCATGAAGTGTTATCTTGTTTGTAGGGCTTGATACTTTGATTGCTATCTTTTCGCTTCCTCTAAATGTAAAATTATCAAAATTTGGCTCAAATTCTATCTGATAATTTATTGGTGATACTTGTCTCACAGAATTTTTGTTCTTGCATACTCATAATATACTTTAGTGAAAAACGTGAACCAACCATCGTATAAAATGAACTCCAAAAAATACGATTGCAATTGCCTTTACGGTTTTACCAGTTGTCATAAATATTGTGTATTTTACAATGTTGTATCTTTTTGTTCCAGCTACTATTGATACAATATCTCCAACAATTGGAATCCATGGTGACAAGAAAATTACTGTGGACCATCCGTATCTTGACATTATTGAGATACCTTTCTGTTCATATTTTTTCTCTGGAGTTTTTCTGAGTTTTTTTAGCAATCGCCCGTTGTACCCCAAGTAATACGCAATGTATCCCCCAATTATGGAGCCGACTGTAAGTGTTAAAAATATCTCAAATGGATCAATTCCGCCAAGTAACAGGGCAGATACTGTCAATTCTGTAGGTATTGGGATGAAACTTGAGAATACTCCATTGAAAAAAAGTCCCAAAAGGCCATACTTGATAAACAATGCATCACGAAATACCGAATGGATAATTTCAGTCATCATTGTCACAGCTTGATTTTAGTTCATTTTAAATGAATTGCCGGATTTTACATCATGATCATAAATTGCATTGCCTAATTTTTTGAGAAGCTTTGTTTTTGATTTTTGTGCTTTTTTGTCATGACTATAGTCTTTTTTTTCTATCAGGTCATGAAGGCGTTCAAGTTCTGCACGTGAGAGTGCATTGACGCCTCTTGTAAATACAATATCTAATAGTTGTAATCGCTCAAGATCCTCGCTGTTGTTTTGCATGAATTGTAACTGTGTATCTTTAATATTTGTCTTACATCAAAGGTGTCAGTGCTCTACAAGGTATCGGTGTCGTTTCACAAAGACTTTATCAAAATTACAGGTGATCAAATGGAGCTTGGTATAATGGCCAAACCTGTAAAGGGAAAGGCAAATCTTGAAATCATAAAAAAAGTTGCAGAGCACTTTGGAGTCTCAAAATCTAAAATACGGATTGTGTCTGGGGAAAAATCACAAGACAAGATAATTGAAGTCATGTCTTGATTCTACCAAACCCTAAAAAACAAGAAAAATTACCTGTTTTTTGATGTACAAGACTCTGGTTGCAATCACGTTATCTGTTGTGTTGATGTCGTTTGTTTTACAGCCGGGTTATTCTCAAGTAGCAAAATCAAATGCCATACTTGAGAATGGTGTATGGCATACAACTGTTGGAAAACAAGTCCAAATAACAACCGATGTTGCAAACAGCCAAAACCGAGACCAGCCGTTTGCCTATATTGTACAAATTCAGAACCAGGATGGAGTTGTGTATTCTTTGTCATGGATAACTGGAACACTTGATGCAGGTCAGTCTCTTAGTCCTTCACAATCTTGGACTCCTACTGCTCCTGGAACTTATACTGCTCAGGTCTTTGTGTGGGCAAGTGTGGGAAACCCTGATGCCTTGTCGCCTCCTGTGACGATGCAAATCTTGGTATCATAGATTCGGATCAGTTATAATTTAGAAATTTACAGCAAATCTATGGATAAAAGGAGAAGACTCTCAACTTATCTTGTTATTGCAGTTGCATTTGCCTTTAGTATTTACTTTATTGCTTCTCCCTTTTTGTCTCCATCGGATCAAAGTGGCACAATACCGGGTCTTAATCAAAGTCCTGATTCTGTATCTACATTGACAAGTGATATTGATTCATGCATGACAACGCCAAGCTCTGATTGTGATCAAGAGATGCTTCAGATAGGCAAGTACTGTGATGCAAACAAGGGACAAAACATATCAATTTGTTCTGATGCACGGGTTTCACAATACATCAGCAATAGGGGACTGGAAAGGCCTGTAATAAACACTGGAAGTTAATTTAGAATTATTTCTGGGCTTCTTGCATTATTTTTTCCATGTTTTGTTTTATGAATGGAATTATCTTTTTTGTAATTGTATTGTGAAAGTCATCTGCATCAGGATCAAATGACAGCAACAATACATGTGCAAGTCTTCTGTTTTCATCGGCAATTGGTATTGTAGCTCTGATGAGTTTTGTATAGTGTGAGCTGGCGTATGATATCTTTCCAAGTAAATACTCCCATCTCAGTCTGGTGTACTGTCTTGTGGCAGCAGTTATTGCATACTGGGCTCTCTCTTCAGGTTTCATGACTGGAATCAATCCTGGCCTTTCTGCAACGCCTTCTAGTGTTCCATCACCATCTGCAATTCCTGCAAATCTTATTTTTTTATCAAGTAAAACTACGTTTTTGCAAAAGTCATCAAAAAAAACCATTTTCAATAATGGTGTAACATACAAGCTATATTTGCTTTCTGTCAAATCATGGCTTGTCTTGTTGTATGTTTGAAGGCTTTATTTTTTGAAATACAACATTACACAATAACATAAAACCAATCCATATTCCTAGCATCAGGATTGGCGTATAATGGCCTAGACACTGGCTACACACAAACTTGTTGACAAGAAATACTACAAGACCTCCAACTAGGGCTCCTGTGGCATAATCTACAAGCCTCCACCAAAAATACTTCATTTGATATCTCTCTTGATTTTACATGTGATATAATATTGGTTTTATTTTATGAATCAAAATGCTTTCTGATATTTTCCACTTCGATTTTTATCCATTGACAAAATATCTTCCATAATGCATCAGGTGTGGAATCATATTGAAAAAAAGTGAACATCACTGCAGTGTCATTGTTTGAAAGTGAGATTACTCTCATGTATGCTGGAGTCATGGCATCCTCTTTAGGGCCTGCATAAATGTCAATCAAGCCTGCCGTCTTGGATACATCAAGTCTTATGAAGACCTCTCCTATTGGGGTCTGTGCAATGTACTTGTCTTGTACTTTTGATAGTTTGTTGACAAACTTTGTACTCCATTGCGGTAGATTTTCTA encodes:
- a CDS encoding YqaA family protein is translated as MTEIIHSVFRDALFIKYGLLGLFFNGVFSSFIPIPTELTVSALLLGGIDPFEIFLTLTVGSIIGGYIAYYLGYNGRLLKKLRKTPEKKYEQKGISIMSRYGWSTVIFLSPWIPIVGDIVSIVAGTKRYNIVKYTIFMTTGKTVKAIAIVFFGVHFIRWLVHVFH
- a CDS encoding DUF167 domain-containing protein, which codes for MLYKVSVSFHKDFIKITGDQMELGIMAKPVKGKANLEIIKKVAEHFGVSKSKIRIVSGEKSQDKIIEVMS
- a CDS encoding SRPBCC family protein — translated: MNSITETCVVNAPRDTVFEFLSDIENLPQWSTKFVNKLSKVQDKYIAQTPIGEVFIRLDVSKTAGLIDIYAGPKEDAMTPAYMRVISLSNNDTAVMFTFFQYDSTPDALWKIFCQWIKIEVENIRKHFDS